In Ostrea edulis chromosome 4, xbOstEdul1.1, whole genome shotgun sequence, a single window of DNA contains:
- the LOC125669639 gene encoding RNA-binding protein RO60-like has translation MSDDETKEMELDDEEWRGIGEQGEEHKTQSEKIAPYQLMNNTGGYVYQTDYETQMMRFLCIGTTGGTYYTGEAELTRENAKCIDRLINSGRGTDVVKLVREFSVENRACKQRPILYTLALCCRSNDPKTKDAGYKVLSDVCRIPTHLFEFIKYCEEESAGTGWGRAHRRAISTWYLNYGRKEGGGKFLALHITKYKNRFGWSHKDIFRLCHIKPEEEHPEIKYLIMATTRGRKRADESIDMQREKEKPEFNNSELKKTMEFMDAVAEAERCTDTEKMKRLILMHNLTREHVPTDLLKSKEIWKALMKHMPMTAMIRNLGKMSHLELLESGSFEEELTIQKLTNQELLRRGKIHPFTLLVALNQYKKGHGELGKMKWKPNDKVAKSLEDAFYLSFKYVKPTGKRFCLAVDVSGSMNVPVMGTPTISARDAAAAMMMVTARTEENFEVVAFSGGLTPLNIKSTDKLDNVLDKCASLPFCGTDCSRPMIYAMERKKKFDVFVVYTDSETYFGQTHPSQALVNYRKMSGISDARLIVCGMASNRFTIADPNDPMMMDVVGFDTNAPQAIHEFVMGHI, from the exons ATGTCGGACGATGAAACAAAAGAAATGGAACTGGACGACGAGGAATGGCGCGGAATCGGGGAACAGGGAGAAGAGCATAAGACTCAAAGCGAAAAAATAGCTCCCTACCAACTGATGAATAACACTGGCGGGTACGTGTACCAAACCGACTACGAGACTCAGATGATGAGATTCCTGTGTATCGGGACCACGGGAGGAACCTACTACACGGGGGAGGCTGAATTGACTAGGGAGAACGCCAAGTGTATTGATAG GTTGATAAACAGCGGAAGGGGAACAGACGTGGTGAAGTTGGTTCGAGAGTTCAGTGTTGAGAACCGGGCATGTAAACAGCGGCCCATCCTGTACACACTGGCTCTGTGCTGTCGGTCAAACGATCCTAAGACGAAGGATGCCGGATACAAAGTCCTTTCTGACGTCTGTAGAATCCCAACGCACCTGTTCGAGTTCATCAAGTACTGCGAGGAAGAAAGCGCGGGTACTGGATGGGGGCGAGCGCATCGTCGTGCGATATCTACCTGGTACCTGAATTACGGGAGAAAGGAGGGAGGGGGAAAGTTTCTTGCACTTCATATTACAAAGTATAAGAATCGTTTCGGTTGGAGCCACAAGGACATATTCCGGCTTTGTCATATAAAACCGGAAGAGGAACATCCCGAGATCAAGTACCTAATCATGGCCACCACCAGAGGGAGGAAGAGAGCAGATGAAAGCATAGACATGCAACGAGAGAAAGAAAAGCCGGAATTTAATAATTCAGAACTTAAGAAGACCATGGAGTTTATGGATGCAGTAGCTGAAGCCGAACGTTGTACAGACACGGAAAAAATGAAACGTTTGATTTTGATGCATAATTTGACACGAGAGCACGTTCCAACCGATTTGCTGAAGTCGAAGGAGATTTGGAAAGCCTTGATGAAGCACATGCCGATGACGGCAATGATAAGGAATCTTGGGAAAATGTCTCACTTAGAACTTCTGGAGTCCGGGAGTTTTGAGGAGGAACTGACCATTCAGAAACTGACGAACCAGGAGTTACTCAGGCGTGGGAAGATTCATCCATTCACCCTGCTGGTGGCGCTGAACCAGTACAAAAAAGGTCACGGGGAACTGGGCAAAATGAAATGGAAGCCGAATGACAAGGTGGCTAAATCCTTGGAAGATGCTTTTTACCTGTCGTTTAAGTATGTTAAGCCGACAGGAAAACGATTCTGTTTGGCAGTTGACGTCAGTGGGTCCATGAATGTTCCTGTAATGGGCACCCCAACCATTTCAGCGCGTGACGCCGCAGCAGCCATGATGATGGTGACAGCTCGTACGGAAGAGAACTTCGAAGTGGTGGCTTTTTCGGGTGGACTTACTCCTCTAAATATCAAATCCACGGACAAATTGGACAACGTTTTGGACAAATGCGCCTCGCTCCCGTTCTGCGGTACGGACTGTTCGCGTCCAATGATCTATGCAATGGAACGCAAGAAGAAATTTGATGTCTTCGTCGTGTACACAGATTCAGAGACCTACTTTGGACAGACGCATCCTTCGCAAGCCCTCGTGAATTACCGTAAGATGTCGGGTATTTCTGACGCCCGCCTGATCGTCTGCGGCATGGCCAGCAACAGATTCACGATTGCCGATCCTAATGACCCTATGATGATGGATGTCGTCGGATTCGATACTAATGCGCCACAGGCAATCCACGAATTTGTGATGGGACATATCTAA
- the LOC130053787 gene encoding uncharacterized protein LOC130053787, giving the protein MRKDSAKNDIFREALRLFFPNGESQKGNLSDFKTDLWDFSERVAKESMTIQEIAMTISGLEELPDIEKDEFEHFEAPGLPERMAVAEMDDLGGDDLPELFSDTETRNVQAEPRAYRKCRCEGYPNTGTQRTKEMAHKEIIQAPMFVCDCFHPVVKNLMNSDELEKAYNKLTPTGRGVIRIMFSPENMSADELSTANHLKRFVKELTSDKLKRFLRFCTGSDLVAVDKITVNFVNVTGLARRPVAHTCGCLLELSKTFFSFPQFRSEFNSVLDSNYWEMDFI; this is encoded by the exons ATGAGGAAAGATTCAGcgaaaaatgatatttttcgaGAGGCATTGCGACTTTTCTTCCCAAACGGCGAAAGCCAAAAAGGAAACTTAAGCGATTTTAAAACGGATCTATGGGACTTTTCCGAAAGAGTAGCGAAAGAATCCATGACAATACAAGAAAT AGCTATGACAATAAGTGGTCTCGAAGAACTTCCTGATATTGAGAAGGACgaatttgaacattttgaagCTCCTGGCCTCCCTGAAAGGATGGCCGTGGCGGAAATGGATGATCTTGGTGGGGATGATCTACCTGAGCTTTTCTCTGATACAGAAACACGGAATGTACAAGCTGAGCCTAGAGCCTACAGAAAATGTAGATGTGAAGGATATCCAAATACGGGTACACAGAGGACAA AGGAAATGGCACATAAGGAAATCATCCAAGCCCCAATGTTTGTTTGCGACTGTTTCCATCCCGTCGTGAAAAATCTCATGAATTCAGATGAACTGGAGAAAGCGTATAATAAACTGACCCCGACAGGAAGAGGCGTGATACGTATCATGTTCTCCCCTGAAAACATGTCTGCGGATGAATTAAGCACAGCTAATCACCTGAAACGATTTGTTAAAGAACTCACCTCCGACAAATTGAAAAGGTTTCTTAGATTTTGTACGGGATCGGATCTTGTAGCGGTTGACAAGATTACTGTCAATTTCGTGAATGTGACCGGTTTAGCCAGGCGCCCAGTGGCCCACACTTGCGGCTGCCTCTTGGAACTTTCAAAGACATTTTTCAGTTTCCCCCAATTTCGCTCTGAGTTTAACTCTGTTCTAGATTCGAATTATTGGGAAATGGACTTTATCTAA